One Halobacterium sp. DL1 DNA window includes the following coding sequences:
- a CDS encoding oxidoreductase: MPTVDNPSGTPNLDGNTALVAASSSGLGKAAATSLAEAGANVVLNGRDEDRLDDAVADVDAAGPGDVVGHAADLTDADAVAGLVEATVETFGGIDHLVLNTGDPASGGLYDVTDDDWYEAFDLLVMSAVWLTREAGPHLRDGGGSIVAIASITVRQPVPSLVLSSTVRMGVIGLVKTLSREFAPEVRANAVLPGAVETPALRNIVEDAVERGEYDSYEEGLESYWPDDIPTGDVAQPSELGDVVAFLSGPGASYVNGTALLVDGGVVRSV, from the coding sequence GTGCCAACAGTCGACAACCCATCTGGAACGCCGAACCTCGACGGGAACACCGCGCTCGTCGCCGCGTCGAGCAGCGGCCTCGGGAAGGCCGCCGCGACGTCGCTGGCCGAGGCGGGAGCGAACGTGGTCCTCAACGGCCGCGACGAGGACCGACTCGACGACGCAGTCGCCGACGTGGACGCCGCCGGACCCGGTGACGTCGTCGGGCACGCTGCGGACTTGACGGACGCGGACGCCGTCGCCGGCCTGGTCGAAGCGACCGTCGAGACGTTCGGTGGCATCGACCACCTCGTCCTCAACACGGGCGACCCGGCCAGCGGTGGCCTCTACGACGTGACCGATGACGACTGGTACGAGGCGTTCGACCTGCTCGTGATGAGCGCCGTCTGGCTGACGCGGGAGGCCGGCCCGCACCTCCGCGACGGCGGTGGCTCCATCGTGGCTATCGCGTCCATCACGGTCCGCCAGCCCGTCCCGTCGCTCGTGCTCTCCAGCACCGTCCGCATGGGCGTCATCGGCCTCGTGAAGACGCTCTCGCGGGAGTTCGCTCCCGAGGTCCGCGCGAACGCCGTACTCCCGGGGGCGGTGGAGACGCCCGCGCTCCGGAACATCGTCGAGGATGCCGTCGAGCGCGGCGAGTACGACTCCTACGAGGAGGGCCTGGAGAGCTACTGGCCGGACGACATCCCCACGGGGGACGTGGCCCAGCCCTCGGAACTCGGCGACGTCGTGGCGTTCCTCTCCGGGCCGGGCGCGAGTTACGTCAACGGGACGGCGCTGCTCGTCGACGGCGGCGTCGTCCGGTCGGTGTAG
- a CDS encoding succinate-semialdehyde dehdyrogenase (in Escherichia coli this enzyme appears to be an NAD+/NADP+-dependent succinate semialdehyde dehydrogenase): MDVINPATGEQVDSFAEHSAGDVEDALERAEDAYQDWREQPMREREELLANAADVLRENKRKYAETMTQEMGKPISQAIGEVEKCAWLCDHYAENASAYLGDEHHPSPAGTDVKTVHQPLGAVLAVMPWNFPFWQVFRFAAPYLTAGNVGLLKHASNVPGCAVAIEEVFREAGYPEDVFQTLLIPSDLVDDVIADERVKAATLTGSGPAGRAVASSAGENLKKTVLELGGSDPFVVLDDADVEAAAETGAWARNQNGGQSCIAGKRFVVHTDVYDEFVDRFVDEFESLTVGDPMDEETDVGPQSRPDLLEELDEQVQESIEAGATVLTGGEPMDREGSYYPPTILADVPHGCPVDAEETFGPVAAVYEVEDEEAAIELANDTEFGLGGSVWTEDRERGERVAKRIEAGCVYVNQLVKSDPRVPFGGIGESGYGRELSGVGIREFVNKKTVWIE; the protein is encoded by the coding sequence ATGGACGTAATCAACCCTGCCACCGGCGAACAGGTCGACTCATTCGCGGAACACTCGGCGGGTGACGTCGAGGACGCCCTCGAGCGCGCTGAAGACGCCTACCAGGACTGGCGCGAACAGCCGATGCGCGAGCGCGAGGAGCTGCTCGCGAACGCCGCGGACGTCCTCCGCGAGAACAAGCGGAAGTACGCGGAGACGATGACCCAGGAGATGGGGAAACCGATCAGCCAGGCCATCGGCGAGGTCGAGAAGTGCGCGTGGCTCTGCGACCACTACGCCGAGAACGCGAGCGCCTACCTCGGCGACGAGCACCACCCGAGCCCGGCGGGCACGGACGTCAAGACGGTCCACCAGCCCCTGGGCGCGGTGCTGGCCGTGATGCCGTGGAACTTCCCGTTCTGGCAGGTGTTCCGGTTCGCCGCGCCGTACCTGACGGCCGGTAACGTCGGCCTCCTGAAACACGCCTCGAACGTTCCCGGGTGCGCCGTCGCCATCGAGGAAGTGTTCCGAGAGGCGGGCTACCCCGAGGACGTCTTCCAGACGCTGCTCATCCCCTCGGACCTCGTCGACGACGTCATCGCCGACGAGCGCGTGAAGGCAGCGACCCTGACCGGGAGCGGCCCAGCGGGTCGCGCAGTCGCGTCCTCCGCGGGCGAGAACCTCAAGAAGACAGTCCTCGAACTCGGCGGGAGCGACCCGTTCGTCGTCCTCGACGACGCGGACGTCGAGGCGGCCGCGGAGACCGGTGCGTGGGCGCGCAACCAGAACGGCGGGCAGTCCTGCATCGCTGGCAAGCGCTTCGTCGTCCACACCGACGTCTACGACGAGTTCGTCGACCGGTTCGTCGACGAGTTCGAGTCGCTGACCGTCGGCGACCCGATGGACGAGGAGACGGACGTCGGCCCGCAGTCGCGGCCGGACCTCCTCGAGGAGCTCGACGAACAGGTCCAGGAGAGCATCGAAGCGGGCGCCACCGTCCTCACGGGCGGCGAGCCGATGGACCGCGAGGGCTCGTACTATCCGCCGACCATCCTGGCCGACGTCCCCCACGGCTGTCCGGTCGACGCCGAGGAGACGTTCGGCCCCGTCGCCGCGGTGTACGAGGTCGAGGACGAGGAGGCCGCCATCGAACTCGCGAACGACACGGAGTTCGGCCTCGGTGGGAGCGTCTGGACCGAGGACCGCGAGCGCGGCGAGCGCGTCGCCAAGCGCATCGAGGCTGGCTGCGTCTACGTCAACCAGCTAGTCAAGTCCGACCCCCGCGTGCCGTTCGGCGGCATCGGTGAGTCCGGCTACGGCCGCGAGCTCTCCGGGGTGGGCATCAGGGAGTTCGTCAACAAGAAAACAGTCTGGATCGAGTGA
- a CDS encoding creatininase, which produces MEDGDDSVYRLADMTWQEVEAAIEETQTMLLPVGSTEQHGHHMPLGVDVYMPEAIAERVAERTGCLLAPPVWYGVSPHHTFKPGTFTVESETFQHYVRDVCTSAAEWGVENVLLVNGHYLVQDPELDVVVRELTTEHGMRAFHVPLISVFQDAATAVRTSDVSFHASEFETSLMLALFPDLVQMDRAEAVDVPDDALPLTEYDAYGDNRVGWALSAERMNALTHTGNLGDPTVATREKGAEMVEDAVTNVTNLVDALAGLDAPESGDEE; this is translated from the coding sequence CTGGAAGATGGGGACGACTCCGTCTACCGGCTCGCGGACATGACCTGGCAAGAGGTCGAGGCGGCCATCGAGGAGACCCAGACGATGCTGTTGCCGGTCGGGAGCACCGAACAGCACGGCCACCACATGCCCCTCGGCGTAGACGTCTACATGCCGGAGGCGATCGCCGAGCGCGTCGCGGAGCGGACTGGCTGTCTGCTCGCACCGCCCGTCTGGTACGGCGTCAGCCCCCACCACACGTTCAAGCCGGGGACGTTCACCGTCGAGAGCGAGACGTTCCAGCACTACGTCCGGGACGTCTGCACCTCCGCCGCGGAGTGGGGCGTCGAGAACGTCCTCCTCGTGAACGGCCACTACCTCGTGCAGGACCCGGAACTCGACGTGGTGGTCCGCGAACTGACGACCGAACACGGGATGCGCGCGTTCCACGTCCCGCTCATTTCGGTGTTCCAGGACGCCGCCACGGCCGTTCGTACGAGCGACGTCTCCTTCCACGCCTCCGAGTTCGAGACGAGCCTGATGCTGGCACTGTTCCCGGACCTCGTGCAGATGGACCGCGCGGAGGCCGTCGACGTCCCCGACGACGCGCTCCCGCTCACGGAGTACGACGCCTACGGCGACAACCGCGTGGGCTGGGCGCTGTCCGCCGAGCGCATGAACGCCCTGACCCACACGGGGAACCTCGGCGACCCGACGGTCGCGACCCGCGAGAAGGGCGCCGAGATGGTCGAGGACGCCGTCACGAACGTCACGAACCTCGTCGACGCACTCGCCGGTCTCGACGCTCCAGAGTCGGGAGACGAGGAGTGA
- a CDS encoding inosine 5'-monophosphate dehydrogenase (catalyzes the synthesis of xanthosine monophosphate by the NAD+ dependent oxidation of inosine monophosphate) gives MAHDSSNDGRFSEKLRVPEALTFDDVLLRPSESRVEPDDADVSTRVSTNVTLNVPILSAAMDTVTESDLAIAMAREGGLGVLHRNMDVADTAAEVERVKRADELVIQRENVVTAEPEQTVSDVDEMMNREGVSGAPVVDDDDTVLGIISGTDIRPYLEVGESDSVREAMTDEVITAPEEVTARDALELMYEHKIERVPLVDDDERLVGLVTMQGILNRREHEDAARDENGRLRVGVAVGPFETDRATAADGADADVLFIDCAHAHNENVIDAAREIAQTVEADVVVGNVGTREAAEAVVDFADGVKVGIGPGSICTTRVVTGAGMPQISAVSQVADVASEQDVPVIADGGIRYSGDAAKAIAAGADAVMLGSYFAGTDEAPGRVITMNGKKYKQYRGMGSVGAMQSGGGDRYLKDDEEDEEFVPEGVEAATPYKGPLSQELHQLVGGIQSGMGYVGAPTIPAFKQEARFVRVSSAGQTEGHPHDVMITDEAPNYSPHES, from the coding sequence ATGGCGCACGACTCCTCGAACGACGGCCGATTCTCCGAAAAACTCCGCGTACCAGAGGCGCTCACCTTCGACGACGTCCTGCTCCGCCCCAGCGAGAGCCGCGTCGAGCCCGACGACGCCGACGTCTCCACGCGCGTCTCGACGAACGTCACGCTGAACGTCCCCATCCTCTCGGCGGCGATGGACACCGTCACCGAGTCCGACCTCGCAATCGCGATGGCCCGGGAGGGCGGCCTGGGCGTTCTCCACCGCAACATGGACGTCGCGGACACCGCCGCGGAAGTCGAGCGCGTCAAGCGCGCCGACGAGCTCGTCATCCAGCGCGAGAACGTCGTCACCGCCGAGCCCGAACAGACCGTCAGCGACGTCGACGAGATGATGAACCGCGAAGGCGTCTCCGGCGCCCCGGTCGTCGACGACGACGACACCGTCCTCGGCATCATCTCCGGGACCGACATCCGTCCGTACCTCGAGGTCGGCGAGTCGGACTCCGTCCGTGAGGCGATGACCGACGAGGTCATCACGGCCCCCGAAGAGGTCACCGCGCGCGACGCCCTCGAACTGATGTACGAGCACAAGATCGAGCGCGTCCCGCTCGTGGACGACGACGAGCGCCTTGTCGGCCTCGTCACGATGCAGGGCATCCTCAACCGGCGCGAGCACGAGGACGCGGCCCGTGACGAGAACGGCCGCCTCCGCGTCGGTGTGGCCGTCGGTCCCTTCGAGACGGACCGCGCGACCGCCGCCGACGGGGCGGACGCCGACGTGCTGTTCATCGACTGCGCGCACGCCCACAACGAGAACGTCATCGACGCCGCCCGCGAGATAGCCCAGACCGTCGAGGCCGACGTCGTCGTCGGCAACGTCGGCACCCGCGAGGCCGCCGAGGCTGTCGTCGACTTCGCGGACGGCGTGAAGGTCGGCATCGGGCCGGGCTCCATCTGTACGACGCGGGTCGTCACGGGCGCCGGAATGCCCCAGATTTCGGCCGTCTCGCAGGTCGCCGACGTGGCGAGCGAGCAGGACGTCCCTGTCATCGCGGACGGCGGCATCCGGTACTCCGGCGACGCCGCGAAGGCCATCGCCGCGGGCGCCGACGCAGTGATGCTCGGCTCCTACTTCGCGGGCACCGACGAGGCCCCGGGCCGCGTCATCACGATGAACGGCAAGAAGTACAAGCAGTACCGCGGCATGGGGTCGGTCGGCGCGATGCAGTCCGGCGGCGGCGACCGCTACCTGAAAGACGACGAGGAGGACGAGGAGTTCGTCCCCGAGGGCGTCGAAGCGGCGACGCCGTACAAGGGGCCGCTCTCCCAGGAGCTCCACCAGCTCGTCGGCGGCATCCAGTCCGGGATGGGCTACGTCGGCGCACCCACGATTCCCGCTTTCAAGCAGGAAGCGCGCTTCGTGCGGGTGTCCTCGGCGGGCCAGACCGAGGGCCACCCCCACGACGTGATGATCACGGACGAGGCGCCGAACTACAGCCCCCACGAGAGCTGA
- a CDS encoding indole-3-acetyl-L-aspartic acid hydrolase: MPDTERLRTLRRELHRFPEPAWREFRTTCRLVAELESVGVDELHVGRAAMDPDERMAVPEDDELGEWYERAAAAGVDDSVLSQLDGGYTGVVARIASGDGPHVGLRVDIDGLLVEESEDDAHAPEREGFRSEYVESMHACGHDGHMTIGVGVIEAIKDSDFEGALTVFFQPAEEASGGGKPMAESEHVDGIDYLFAVHLGLGHPTGEVVGGIEKPLAMCHVEATFHGESAHAGVAPNEGRNAIQALTTAVQNTYGIPRHADGMTRVNVGKIGGGTASNIIAERAHVLAEARGETTELMAYARDEMRRVFESAAEMHDCTVDFDVVSESPRADSDPQLAALVADVADHDDRVDSVLQHADFGASEDATFLMEAVQEQGGAATYAIVGTDHPTAHHTPTFDVDERSLPVAVDVLAASIERVAADGV, encoded by the coding sequence ATGCCCGACACCGAGCGATTGCGAACGCTGCGGCGGGAACTCCACCGGTTCCCCGAACCGGCGTGGCGGGAGTTCCGCACGACCTGTCGGCTGGTCGCGGAACTGGAGTCGGTCGGCGTCGACGAACTGCACGTGGGGCGCGCGGCGATGGACCCCGACGAGCGGATGGCCGTCCCCGAGGACGACGAACTCGGCGAGTGGTACGAGCGCGCCGCCGCGGCGGGCGTCGACGACTCCGTGCTCTCCCAATTAGACGGTGGCTACACCGGCGTCGTCGCGCGGATAGCCTCCGGGGACGGCCCCCACGTCGGCCTGCGGGTCGACATCGACGGGCTGCTCGTCGAGGAGTCCGAGGACGACGCCCACGCGCCCGAGCGGGAGGGGTTCCGCTCGGAGTACGTCGAGTCGATGCACGCCTGCGGCCACGACGGCCACATGACCATCGGGGTCGGCGTCATCGAGGCCATCAAGGACAGCGACTTCGAGGGCGCCCTGACCGTCTTCTTCCAGCCGGCGGAGGAGGCCTCCGGGGGCGGGAAGCCGATGGCCGAGAGCGAGCACGTCGACGGCATCGACTACCTTTTCGCGGTCCACCTCGGCCTCGGCCACCCGACCGGCGAGGTGGTCGGCGGCATCGAGAAACCGCTCGCGATGTGCCACGTCGAGGCGACGTTCCACGGCGAATCAGCACACGCCGGCGTCGCCCCCAACGAGGGGCGGAACGCGATACAGGCGCTGACGACGGCCGTCCAGAACACGTACGGCATCCCGCGCCACGCCGACGGCATGACGCGCGTGAACGTCGGGAAGATCGGCGGCGGCACCGCGAGCAACATCATCGCGGAGCGGGCCCACGTGCTCGCGGAGGCCCGCGGCGAGACGACCGAACTGATGGCGTACGCCCGCGACGAGATGCGCCGCGTCTTCGAGTCCGCAGCGGAGATGCACGACTGCACGGTCGACTTCGACGTCGTCAGCGAGTCGCCGCGCGCGGACAGCGACCCCCAACTCGCGGCACTCGTCGCCGACGTGGCCGACCACGACGACCGGGTCGACAGCGTGCTCCAGCACGCCGACTTCGGCGCGAGCGAGGACGCGACCTTCCTGATGGAGGCCGTCCAGGAGCAGGGCGGTGCCGCCACGTACGCCATCGTCGGCACGGACCACCCGACCGCCCACCACACGCCCACCTTCGACGTCGACGAGCGCTCGCTACCGGTGGCGGTCGACGTGCTCGCGGCGTCCATCGAGCGGGTCGCCGCCGACGGCGTGTAG
- a CDS encoding acyl-CoA dehydrogenase, which yields MTSQLSESQQALRAEARQYAQETIRPRAIDLDQSETYPTEILDDLAEMGYGGLTIPEAYGGMGEGMTELAVVVEELSAALMPVASALALHLGVAEVVERFGSDAQRERFLPEMASYDTVGALGLSEEGAGSDKLAMETTAEREGDEWLLNGHKRWVTNLRHADYVLTYAKTGPEADAPRNVTAFLVPAGEFDVETVWDTLGANPVKSPKATLSDVRVPDDQRVGPVGEGYVQRGDLATGLNVPARAVGIARAALDDTVAYTAEREQFDHPIAEFQGVTWEVGEMATNVDAARLLTLRAAATADRGAKSSRAYSMAKVHATEAAVENANTAMQLHGGIGYTTEKHVERYLRDARLLTIAGGPNEGHRDTLGEAVYESRSN from the coding sequence GTGACGAGCCAGCTATCCGAGTCCCAGCAGGCGCTCCGAGCGGAGGCCCGGCAGTACGCCCAGGAGACTATCAGACCGAGAGCCATCGACCTGGACCAGAGCGAGACGTACCCCACCGAGATTCTCGACGACCTGGCGGAGATGGGGTACGGCGGACTGACGATCCCAGAGGCGTACGGCGGCATGGGCGAGGGAATGACTGAACTCGCCGTCGTCGTCGAAGAGCTGTCAGCGGCGCTGATGCCCGTCGCGAGTGCGCTGGCGCTGCACCTCGGCGTCGCGGAGGTCGTCGAGCGGTTCGGCTCCGACGCCCAGCGCGAGCGGTTCCTCCCCGAGATGGCGTCCTACGACACCGTGGGCGCGCTCGGCCTGAGCGAGGAGGGCGCCGGGAGCGACAAACTCGCGATGGAGACGACGGCCGAACGGGAGGGCGACGAGTGGCTGCTGAACGGTCACAAGCGCTGGGTGACGAATCTGCGCCACGCCGACTACGTCCTCACCTACGCGAAGACGGGGCCCGAGGCGGACGCGCCGCGGAACGTCACCGCGTTCCTCGTTCCCGCCGGGGAGTTCGACGTCGAGACAGTCTGGGACACGCTCGGCGCCAACCCCGTGAAGTCGCCGAAGGCGACGCTCTCTGACGTCCGCGTCCCCGACGACCAGCGCGTCGGGCCGGTGGGCGAGGGGTACGTCCAGCGTGGCGACCTCGCGACCGGCTTGAACGTCCCCGCCCGCGCCGTCGGCATCGCGCGGGCGGCGCTCGACGACACGGTGGCGTACACGGCAGAGCGCGAGCAGTTCGACCACCCCATCGCGGAGTTCCAGGGGGTCACCTGGGAGGTCGGCGAGATGGCGACGAACGTCGACGCGGCCAGACTGCTCACGCTCCGCGCCGCCGCGACGGCCGACCGGGGAGCAAAGTCCTCGAGGGCGTACAGCATGGCGAAGGTGCACGCCACCGAAGCGGCCGTCGAGAACGCGAACACCGCGATGCAGTTGCACGGCGGCATCGGCTACACGACCGAGAAGCACGTCGAGCGCTACCTCCGGGACGCGCGGCTGTTGACAATTGCTGGCGGTCCGAACGAAGGCCACAGGGACACGCTCGGCGAGGCTGTGTACGAATCGCGCTCGAACTGA
- a CDS encoding glutamyl-tRNA(Gln) amidotransferase, translating to MRNADHVRTVGELLGCSLDSSDVDDWRDVPDEYDALGMADGESAPTPTDVTVDPDLSADEFNAFVSTFALVGDGGPLGDLDLAVKDNVAVAGVPLTAGVRAFEDATPERHAPVVSRLLDAGATLVGKTNMDELAYGPTGETGGFGPTRNPRHSAHVAGGSSAGSGAAVAAGLVDAALGTDTGGSVRIPASFCGVVGYKPSAGAVPRAGVVPLAPSLDQVGVLADSVRDAARVADVLAGPHRSDRATLGRSVGRLAAGAGDSPAVADCSFGLPDEFLGPHVDPAVRGHVERAVNTLEAAGASVEHCSMPRFDETAPAWDALANVEFAAALFAGLTPLDGVGVDAAWHSDVASVLGSDPRHRFCDRVVENALDGAALLSESGGEVYDRALAECERFAVGYRDALEGHDALLAPTMPITAPAVGEWPLSGSERAADGVEDRPPLSVNVRQANLLGAPALSLPCGRESGLPVGLQLLGAPGEDAALVAAASAVEAALSA from the coding sequence ATGCGAAACGCGGACCACGTCCGTACCGTTGGCGAACTTCTCGGGTGCTCCCTCGACAGCAGCGACGTGGACGACTGGCGCGACGTCCCGGACGAGTACGACGCACTCGGAATGGCGGACGGCGAGTCCGCGCCGACGCCCACCGACGTGACGGTCGACCCGGACCTCTCCGCGGACGAGTTCAACGCCTTCGTCTCCACGTTCGCGCTCGTCGGCGACGGCGGGCCGCTCGGGGACCTGGACCTCGCGGTGAAGGACAACGTCGCCGTCGCGGGCGTCCCGCTCACGGCGGGGGTCCGCGCGTTCGAGGACGCGACGCCCGAACGGCACGCGCCCGTCGTCTCGCGACTGCTGGACGCCGGTGCGACGCTCGTGGGGAAGACGAACATGGACGAACTCGCCTACGGGCCGACCGGTGAGACGGGCGGGTTCGGGCCGACGCGGAACCCTCGCCACTCCGCGCACGTCGCCGGCGGGTCCTCGGCGGGCAGTGGTGCCGCCGTCGCCGCCGGCCTGGTGGACGCCGCGCTCGGCACCGACACCGGCGGTAGCGTCCGGATTCCCGCGTCGTTCTGTGGCGTCGTCGGCTACAAGCCGTCGGCCGGGGCCGTGCCGCGCGCCGGCGTCGTTCCGCTCGCGCCCTCCCTCGACCAGGTCGGCGTGCTCGCGGACTCGGTGCGGGACGCCGCCCGCGTCGCCGACGTGCTAGCCGGCCCACACCGCAGTGACCGGGCGACGCTGGGCAGGTCCGTCGGTCGCCTCGCTGCAGGCGCCGGCGACTCGCCCGCAGTCGCGGACTGCTCGTTCGGGCTCCCCGACGAGTTCCTTGGGCCCCACGTCGACCCGGCGGTGCGTGGCCACGTCGAGCGCGCAGTCAACACGCTCGAAGCGGCCGGCGCGTCCGTCGAACACTGCTCCATGCCGCGGTTCGACGAGACGGCCCCCGCGTGGGACGCCCTCGCCAACGTCGAGTTCGCCGCCGCACTGTTCGCCGGGCTCACGCCCCTCGACGGCGTCGGCGTCGACGCCGCGTGGCACTCGGACGTCGCGAGCGTTCTCGGGTCCGACCCCCGCCACCGGTTCTGCGACCGGGTGGTGGAGAACGCTCTCGACGGCGCGGCGCTGCTCTCGGAGAGCGGTGGCGAAGTCTACGACCGGGCGCTCGCGGAGTGCGAGCGCTTCGCGGTCGGCTACCGGGACGCCCTCGAGGGGCACGACGCGCTGCTCGCGCCCACGATGCCAATCACGGCACCGGCCGTCGGGGAGTGGCCACTGTCGGGGTCCGAGCGGGCGGCAGACGGCGTCGAGGACCGGCCGCCGCTGTCGGTGAACGTCCGCCAGGCGAACCTCCTGGGGGCGCCCGCGCTCTCGCTCCCGTGCGGCCGCGAGAGCGGCCTCCCGGTGGGCCTCCAGTTGCTCGGCGCGCCCGGCGAGGACGCCGCGCTAGTCGCGGCTGCGAGCGCCGTCGAGGCCGCACTGTCGGCGTGA
- a CDS encoding short-chain dehydrogenase — translation MNGDLSGETAIVTGSSSGLGRAIAEGFAEAGANVVTNSRAQERADDTADAIRDAGGTAVAAEADVSEKEDVEALVQAAVDEFGSLDIMVNNAGTTVEKQLFDQTPEDWQHVLDVNLTGTFYGSQVAGEQMAEQGDGGQIINMSSIYGSVGVQGRAPYNATKGGIENLTRCLAVELAEYDVHVNALAPGYIKTALAEAPWGEEITEDHDWPYYGYTEEHITNRTPLDRFGTFEEVSNCATFLAAGDHYMTGEVMHMDGGWLAFGWGSKA, via the coding sequence ATGAACGGAGATCTCAGCGGAGAGACCGCCATCGTCACGGGGTCGAGCAGCGGGCTCGGTCGCGCCATCGCAGAGGGGTTCGCCGAGGCGGGGGCGAACGTGGTCACCAACTCGCGGGCCCAGGAACGCGCCGACGACACCGCCGACGCCATCCGCGACGCCGGCGGAACGGCCGTCGCTGCGGAGGCTGACGTTAGCGAGAAGGAGGACGTGGAGGCGCTCGTCCAGGCCGCCGTCGACGAGTTCGGGAGCCTCGACATCATGGTGAACAACGCCGGGACGACCGTCGAGAAACAGCTCTTCGACCAGACGCCCGAGGACTGGCAGCACGTCCTCGACGTGAACCTCACCGGGACGTTCTACGGTTCGCAGGTCGCCGGCGAACAGATGGCCGAGCAGGGCGACGGTGGCCAGATCATCAACATGTCCAGCATCTACGGGAGCGTCGGCGTGCAGGGCCGCGCGCCGTACAACGCCACGAAAGGCGGCATCGAGAATCTGACGCGGTGTCTCGCGGTGGAACTCGCGGAGTACGACGTCCACGTGAACGCGCTCGCGCCGGGCTACATCAAGACGGCCCTCGCGGAGGCGCCGTGGGGCGAGGAGATAACAGAGGACCACGACTGGCCGTACTACGGCTACACGGAGGAACACATCACGAACCGCACTCCACTCGACCGCTTTGGCACGTTCGAGGAGGTGAGCAACTGCGCGACGTTCCTCGCGGCCGGCGACCACTACATGACCGGCGAAGTGATGCACATGGACGGCGGGTGGCTGGCGTTCGGCTGGGGAAGCAAAGCGTAG
- a CDS encoding D-2-hydroxyacid dehydrogenase codes for MAVERIGVHESTAIDFPYEALRDELAGVDADVVSIRDADDEGADPETCDAFVTFTHQPRLLDVDPEWIHTTFAGVESFPVEEYERRGIALTNSTGLHGDSVGDTALGMMLALARRLHDYVANQQDHHWEFPEWDAPFTLPGERVCVVGLGTIGGTVAARCSALGMEVTGVQRSEESVEGVDELFHPENLDDAIEDARFVVLCVPLTDETEGLLGESEFETMREDAYLVNVARGEVVDQDALVDALREETIAGAALDVFETEPLPEDSPLWDFDDVVVTPHAAAANQAFYRDIATLVGENLSRLDAGDALKNRVV; via the coding sequence ATGGCAGTCGAGCGCATCGGCGTCCACGAGTCGACAGCGATAGACTTCCCGTACGAGGCGCTGCGGGACGAACTCGCGGGCGTCGACGCCGACGTCGTCTCGATACGGGACGCGGACGACGAGGGCGCCGACCCGGAGACCTGCGACGCCTTCGTGACGTTCACCCACCAGCCACGGCTCCTCGACGTCGACCCGGAGTGGATCCACACGACGTTCGCGGGCGTCGAATCGTTCCCGGTCGAGGAGTACGAGCGGCGGGGCATCGCGCTGACGAACAGCACGGGTCTCCACGGAGACAGCGTCGGCGACACCGCACTCGGGATGATGTTGGCGCTGGCGCGGCGCCTCCACGACTACGTCGCGAACCAGCAGGACCACCACTGGGAGTTCCCGGAATGGGACGCCCCGTTCACGCTGCCCGGCGAACGCGTCTGCGTCGTCGGCCTCGGGACCATCGGTGGCACCGTCGCGGCGCGCTGCAGCGCCCTCGGCATGGAGGTGACTGGCGTCCAGCGCTCCGAGGAGTCCGTCGAGGGCGTGGACGAACTCTTCCACCCCGAGAACCTCGACGACGCAATCGAGGACGCGCGGTTCGTCGTGCTCTGCGTCCCGCTGACCGACGAGACGGAGGGACTCCTCGGGGAGTCCGAGTTCGAGACGATGCGCGAGGACGCCTACCTCGTGAACGTCGCTCGCGGCGAAGTCGTCGACCAGGACGCGCTCGTCGACGCGCTCCGCGAGGAGACCATTGCCGGGGCCGCACTGGACGTCTTCGAGACGGAACCCCTCCCAGAGGACTCGCCGCTGTGGGACTTCGACGACGTCGTCGTCACGCCCCACGCTGCCGCCGCCAACCAGGCGTTCTACCGGGATATCGCCACGCTCGTCGGCGAGAACCTCTCGCGACTCGACGCGGGGGACGCACTGAAGAACCGCGTCGTTTGA